One Immundisolibacter sp. genomic region harbors:
- a CDS encoding NAD(P)/FAD-dependent oxidoreductase, translated as MTHFDVIIIGGGASGLMCALAAGQRGRRVLVLDSSNKVGKKILMSGGGRCNFTNLHIEPACFLSANSQFCISALNRYTQWDFIALVEKHGIAFHERKHGQLFCNDSSKAILGMLISECERANVTICVLCETDKVEVMNTSTGNSGGQRKRFKLATNKGDFTAESLVIASGGLSIPTMGATSFAYDIARQFGLNVLPTRAGLVPFMFTEPFKAVASRLSGVAIAVDLWNDQQSFRENVLFTHRGLSGPAVLQLSNYWHPGETVCMNLFPDEDMPTWLKKQKNRHPRSLLRTLLSDRLTRSLAQELQGLLWPMHAEMAIGEIPDRVLETVGTHLNGWSLKPSGTEGYRTAEVTLGGVDTTAFSSKTMECRTQTGLYFIGEAMDVTGWLGGYNFQWAWSSGYTAGQFV; from the coding sequence TTGACGCATTTTGACGTCATCATCATCGGTGGCGGCGCCTCCGGCTTGATGTGTGCCTTGGCCGCTGGCCAACGTGGGCGCCGGGTGCTGGTGCTCGATAGTAGCAACAAGGTCGGCAAGAAAATTCTGATGTCCGGCGGTGGGCGCTGCAATTTCACCAATCTGCATATCGAGCCTGCCTGTTTCCTGTCGGCCAATTCGCAGTTTTGTATTTCTGCACTGAATCGCTACACGCAATGGGACTTCATCGCGCTGGTGGAAAAGCACGGCATCGCCTTTCATGAACGCAAGCACGGCCAGCTTTTCTGTAACGATTCCTCGAAAGCCATCCTGGGCATGCTGATCAGCGAGTGTGAACGGGCGAATGTCACGATCTGTGTGCTATGTGAAACGGATAAGGTCGAGGTAATGAATACCTCCACTGGCAACAGCGGGGGACAGCGCAAGCGCTTCAAGCTGGCCACGAACAAAGGCGACTTCACGGCGGAGTCTTTGGTTATTGCCAGTGGCGGCCTTTCAATTCCGACCATGGGCGCCACCAGCTTTGCATACGACATCGCCCGGCAATTCGGCTTGAACGTACTGCCAACGCGCGCGGGATTGGTGCCGTTCATGTTTACCGAACCATTCAAGGCGGTGGCGAGCCGGTTATCTGGCGTAGCCATCGCGGTGGACCTGTGGAATGACCAACAATCTTTTCGTGAAAACGTGTTGTTTACGCACCGTGGCCTGAGCGGGCCAGCAGTCTTGCAGCTGTCGAACTATTGGCACCCGGGCGAAACCGTGTGCATGAACCTGTTTCCGGATGAGGACATGCCCACGTGGTTGAAAAAGCAGAAGAACAGACACCCGAGGTCACTACTACGCACACTACTGAGCGACCGCCTTACCCGGAGCCTGGCGCAGGAACTACAAGGGCTGCTGTGGCCGATGCACGCGGAAATGGCTATTGGCGAGATACCCGACCGCGTGCTGGAAACTGTGGGGACTCATTTGAATGGATGGTCGCTAAAACCTTCGGGCACGGAGGGTTATCGCACTGCTGAAGTGACCTTGGGCGGCGTGGACACGACTGCGTTTTCTTCCAAAACCATGGAGTGCAGGACCCAGACCGGGCTGTATTTTATTGGCGAAGCGATGGATGTCACCGGCTGGCTGGGTGGCTACAATTTTCAGTGGGCCTGGTCGTCGGGATATACCGCTGGCCAGTTCGTTTGA
- a CDS encoding Zn-ribbon domain-containing OB-fold protein encodes MTDDTYLPRGLPDPVPSPEGLGTEYWAATRNHKLVVQRCQDCRTWQWGPEIICRSCGGEKLGYEQVSGKGTIFSWQRAWHPVHASLKDAMPYIVVLVELADAGKVRMIGNLLGDREQPVQIGVSVEAVFEDHPGDHPFTLVQWRKT; translated from the coding sequence ATGACCGACGACACCTACCTGCCTCGCGGCTTGCCGGATCCGGTCCCCTCTCCGGAGGGTCTGGGTACCGAATACTGGGCCGCCACGCGCAACCACAAACTGGTGGTCCAGCGCTGCCAGGACTGCCGCACCTGGCAGTGGGGACCGGAGATCATCTGTCGCAGCTGCGGCGGCGAAAAACTGGGCTACGAACAGGTCTCGGGGAAGGGCACCATCTTCAGCTGGCAACGCGCCTGGCATCCAGTGCATGCTTCCCTCAAGGACGCCATGCCGTATATCGTCGTCCTGGTGGAACTTGCTGACGCCGGCAAGGTACGCATGATCGGCAACCTGCTCGGCGATCGCGAGCAGCCCGTGCAGATCGGTGTTTCGGTCGAGGCCGTATTCGAAGACCACCCAGGCGACCACCCGTTCACCTTGGTGCAGTGGCGCAAAACCTAG
- a CDS encoding cupin domain-containing protein produces MRKTFCAAILAAALPCYAVDAAPAVDPRTHPGEVRVLDMDTQALTEVVPDTVYMRHWFGTNLSVALFRIEPGNPDAARPAMHSHGTEVGVQLAGGGTMVDEFGRSYVLRSGDVMLIKSGVKHSGDFGDSQNVILSVVTPPRPEYQAEDGAPYFPGSGSPAAAPAPSLEGDQGAPVRVLFKLNDVTKELTEIVPGQLYFKHWHGDDVTVSVTRMVRTAGGHFPGKVNVHGEEVALAVKGSLDMIIEGKPHHVAKGQVLIIPPQVPHTGACLDDECLLVSWFTPNRVAEWGPEGNATPDLRFLDRK; encoded by the coding sequence ATGCGCAAGACCTTTTGTGCTGCCATCTTGGCAGCGGCGCTACCGTGTTATGCCGTTGATGCGGCGCCAGCGGTCGATCCGCGCACCCACCCCGGGGAAGTGCGCGTGCTCGACATGGATACGCAAGCCCTCACCGAGGTCGTGCCCGACACCGTATATATGCGCCACTGGTTCGGTACCAACCTTAGCGTGGCGCTGTTTCGCATTGAGCCGGGAAACCCGGACGCCGCCCGCCCTGCCATGCACAGCCACGGCACAGAGGTCGGGGTGCAGCTGGCCGGGGGCGGCACCATGGTAGATGAGTTCGGCCGCAGCTATGTTCTGCGCTCGGGCGATGTCATGTTGATCAAATCCGGAGTGAAGCATTCCGGCGACTTTGGCGACAGCCAGAACGTCATCCTGAGCGTGGTTACGCCGCCGCGGCCGGAATACCAGGCCGAGGACGGTGCGCCGTATTTTCCCGGCAGTGGCAGCCCGGCTGCTGCACCCGCGCCGTCGCTGGAGGGGGATCAGGGCGCGCCGGTGCGCGTGTTGTTCAAGCTTAACGACGTGACGAAGGAGCTGACCGAAATCGTGCCGGGGCAACTCTATTTCAAGCACTGGCATGGGGATGACGTGACCGTGTCGGTCACCCGCATGGTGCGCACCGCCGGGGGGCATTTTCCTGGCAAGGTCAACGTGCATGGTGAAGAGGTGGCGCTGGCCGTCAAGGGCAGCCTGGACATGATTATCGAGGGCAAGCCCCACCATGTTGCCAAAGGCCAGGTGCTGATCATTCCCCCGCAGGTGCCCCACACCGGGGCCTGTCTGGACGACGAGTGCCTGCTGGTGTCCTGGTTCACGCCAAACCGCGTCGCCGAGTGGGGCCCGGAAGGCAACGCCACGCCGGACCTGCGTTTCCTCGACAGAAAATAG
- a CDS encoding acetyl-CoA acetyltransferase, giving the protein MPRDTIRGKVAVVGIGETAYYKRGQSPHSEFKLCLDAIRAAARDAGVDVRDIDGFSSYSDDRNDAMRISSVLDLKELNYCVMQWGGGGGGVMGAIANGAAGILAGYCDTVVVHRALAQGQFGRFGQAMAMPVAPGEWGHVMPYGVLSAAQLFGMRITRFMHEHGVQQSALRAIALACYQHAQNNPRAVMHGKPLTADLYDQSRYITEPLHLYDCCQENDGAAALILVAAERAREFTDKPVYILGAATGSAPAQGATAGGISYHNAPDYATANFKTLAPRAYRMAGIEPNDVDVVQAYENFSGGTLMALVEHGLCEPDAINHFFVPENLTAPHGKLPLNTSGGNLAECYMHGLELAIEGVRQLRGESCNQVQNARIALCIGGPLVAPASTIIFGTDAGTNP; this is encoded by the coding sequence ATGCCACGTGACACCATCCGCGGCAAGGTCGCCGTTGTCGGCATCGGCGAGACGGCCTATTACAAGCGGGGCCAGTCGCCGCACTCGGAATTCAAGCTGTGCCTGGATGCGATCCGTGCGGCTGCCCGCGACGCCGGAGTGGACGTCCGCGACATAGACGGCTTCAGCTCCTACAGCGACGATCGCAACGACGCCATGCGTATCTCCAGCGTGCTGGATCTGAAGGAACTGAACTACTGCGTCATGCAGTGGGGTGGGGGTGGGGGTGGCGTGATGGGCGCCATCGCCAACGGCGCCGCCGGCATCCTGGCCGGTTACTGCGACACGGTGGTGGTGCATCGGGCGTTGGCGCAGGGACAGTTCGGCCGCTTTGGCCAGGCCATGGCCATGCCGGTCGCGCCTGGCGAATGGGGCCATGTCATGCCCTACGGCGTACTTTCGGCGGCCCAGCTGTTTGGCATGCGCATTACCCGCTTCATGCACGAGCACGGAGTCCAGCAGTCGGCCTTGCGCGCGATTGCGCTGGCCTGCTACCAACACGCGCAGAACAACCCGCGTGCCGTCATGCATGGCAAGCCGTTGACGGCAGACCTGTACGACCAGTCCCGCTATATCACCGAGCCACTGCACCTGTACGACTGCTGTCAGGAGAACGACGGCGCCGCGGCATTGATCCTGGTCGCCGCCGAGCGGGCCCGCGAGTTCACTGACAAACCGGTCTACATCCTGGGCGCCGCGACCGGCTCCGCGCCCGCCCAGGGCGCCACGGCCGGCGGCATCAGTTATCACAACGCTCCTGACTACGCGACCGCCAACTTCAAGACCCTGGCCCCGCGCGCCTACCGCATGGCCGGCATCGAACCGAACGACGTTGACGTGGTTCAGGCCTACGAGAATTTCAGCGGCGGCACGCTCATGGCTCTGGTCGAGCACGGCCTGTGCGAGCCGGACGCGATCAACCATTTCTTTGTGCCGGAGAATCTGACCGCGCCGCACGGCAAGCTGCCACTGAACACCAGCGGTGGCAACCTCGCTGAGTGTTATATGCACGGCTTGGAACTGGCGATTGAGGGAGTACGGCAACTGCGTGGCGAGTCTTGCAACCAGGTCCAGAACGCCAGGATCGCACTGTGTATCGGTGGCCCACTGGTCGCGCCAGCCAGCACCATCATTTTTGGAACCGATGCGGGGACTAACCCATGA